The following proteins are encoded in a genomic region of Vulpes vulpes isolate BD-2025 chromosome X, VulVul3, whole genome shotgun sequence:
- the LOC140596130 gene encoding heat shock transcription factor, X-linked-like encodes MCMCGCGAAASPDGGQRAREYSARSSGAFCKAVGDPVGPKGQPCRQRGLLAIPHCPVYREEGRATAQDGLRGGRPSDGPRAGPAQGATSAGSRGSRRQLAEQCSCSRVAPTGPLAAEDPSFRLLLEENTFQALAQEPLLKRPRTVEDVLSVAGGNLLCLPFPKKLWRLVNSSRFTSIWWEKDGTSIGLNEELFQKEILEQDGPDKVFETDCTKSFIRQLNLYGFSQLDQDVHTSVCLSSYFTRGVGLGAVRVLSKLQFYSSPLFRKDCPHLLKKRRVGVKVAQRQEEDKAEGLGSPAEADPASGHQRSSCPCGAPAGAATGAGRRPGASLTLCPGQEQVCPSRPGQE; translated from the exons atgtgcatgtgtgggtgcGGGGCAGCCGCGTCCCCGGATGGGGGGCAGAGGGCCCGCGAGTATTCGGCTCGATCGTCAGGCGCGTTCTGTAAAGCAGTGGGCGACCCTGTGGGCCCCAAAGG GCAGCCCTGCCGTCAGCGGGGACTGCTGGCCATTCCACACTGTCCTGTGTACAGAGAGGAAGGACGGGCCACTGCTCAGGATGGCTTGCGAGGAGGACGGCCATCCGACGGGCCCAGGGCCGGGCCAGCACAGGGAGCCACCTCTGCCGGAAGCCGTGGTTCCCGCCGCCAGCTCGCAGAGCAGTGCTCTTGCAGCAGAGTCGCCCCGACCGGGCCCCTGGCGGCCGAGGACCCCAGCTTCAGGCTGCTCCTGGAGGAGAACACGTTCCAAGCCTTGGCCCAAGAGCCTCTGCTCAAGAGGCCCCGCACCGTGGAGGACGTGCTGTCGGTGGCAGGCGGCAACCTGCTCTGTCTGCCCTTTCCCAAGAAGCTGTGGAGGCTCGTCAACAGCAGCCGGTTCACGTCCATCTGGTGGGAGAAGGACGGGACGAGCATCGGCCTCAACGAGGAGCTGTTTCAGAAGGAGATTCTGGAGCAGGACGGGCCCGACAAGGTGTTTGAGACCGACTGCACGAAGAGCTTCATCCGGCAACTGAACCTCTATGGATTCAGCCAACTGGACCAGGACGTGCACACGTCCGTCTGCCTCAGCAGCTACTTCACCAGGGGAGTGGGACTGGGGGCGGTCCGTGTCCTGAGCAAG TTACAGTTCTACAGCAGCCCTCTCTTCCGGAAGGACTGCCCCCACCTGCTGAAGAAGAGGAGAGTGGGCGTGAAGGTGGCCCAAAGGCAGGAGGAGGACAAGGCTGAAGGGCTGGGAAGCCCAGCGGAGGCAGATCCCGCCAGCGGGCACCAGAGGAGCTCCTGTCCCTGCGGAGCACCAGCAGGAGCAGCAACAGGAGCTGGCAGGCGGCCAGGAGCATCGCTGACCCTCTGCCCGGGACAGGAGCAAgtctgcccctcccgccccggtCAAGAGTGA